In the genome of Oncorhynchus mykiss isolate Arlee chromosome 18, USDA_OmykA_1.1, whole genome shotgun sequence, one region contains:
- the ddx39b gene encoding spliceosome RNA helicase DDX39B, which produces MTEQDVENELLDYEEDDVVGDLSGGDILSIKKERVKGSYVSIHSSGFRDFLLKPELLRAIVDCGFEHPSEVQHECIPQAILGMDVLCQAKSGMGKTAVFVLATLQQLEPVTGQVSVLVMCHTRELAFQISKEYERFSKYMPTIKVAVFFGGLSIKKDEEVLKKECPHVVVGTPGRTLALIRNKTLNLRHIKHFILDECDKMLEQLDMRRDVQEILRLTPHEKQVMMFSATLSKEIRPVCRKFMQDPMEIFVDDETKLTLHGLQQYYVKLKDNEKNRKLFDLLDVLEFNQVVIFVKSVQRCVALAQLLVEQNFPAIAIHRGMPQEERLSRYQQFKDFQRRILVATNLFGRGMDIERVNIAFNYDMPEDSDTYLHRVARAGRFGTKGLAITFVSDETDARTLNDVQDRFEVNISELPDEIDISSYIEPTR; this is translated from the exons ATGACTGAGCAGGATGTGGAGAATGAGCTCTTGGACTACGAAGAGGATGATGTGGTGGGAGATCTATCAGGAGGGGATATTCTGTCCATTAAAAAGGAGCGTGTGAAGGGCTCCTATGTGTCCATCCATTCGTCTGGGTTTAGAGACTTCCTGTTGAAGCCTGAGCTGCTGAGGGCTATAGTGGACTGTGGCTTTGAGCATCCCTCTGAGG TTCAACATGAATGCATCCCTCAGGCCATCCTGGGTATGGATGTGCTGTGCCAGGCTAAGTCCGGTATGGGCAAGACGGCCGTGTTTGTCCTGGCCACCCTACAGCAGCTGGAGCCTGTCACTGGACAA gtGTCCGTGCTGGTGATGTGTCACACCCGAGAGCTGGCGTTTCAGATCAGCAAAGAGTATGAGAGATTCTCCAAATACATGCCGACTATCAAG GTGGCAGTGTTCTTCGGTGGCCTGTCTATAAAGAAGGACGAAGAGGTGTTGAAGAAGGAGTGTCCCCATGTGGTGGTGGGGACGCCGGGGCGAACCCTGGCCCTGATCCGCAACAAGACCCTCAACCTGCGACACATCAAACACTTCATCCTGGACGAGTGTGACAAAATGTTGGAACAACTCG aCATGCGCAGAGACGTCCAGGAGATACTCCGTCTGACCCCCCATGAGAAACAGGTCATGATGTTCAGCGCCACCCTGAGCAAAGAGATTCGCCCCGTCTGCCGAAAGTTCATGCAAGAT CCGATGGAAATCTTTGTTGATGATGAGACCAAGCTGACTCTCCACGGGCTGCAGCAGTACTACGTCAAACTGAAGGACAACGAGAAGAACAGGAAGCTCTTTGATCTCCTCGACGTGCTGGAattcaaccag GTGGTGATCTTTGTGAAGTCTGTGCAACGCTGTGTGGCCCTGGCCCAGCTATTGGTTGAGCAGAACTTCCCAGCTATTGCCATCCACCGCGGGATGCCTCAGGAGGAACG tctctctcgtTACCAACAGTTTAAAGATTTTCAGAGACGTATCCTGGTGGCCACCAACCTGTTTGGCAGAGGGATGGACATCGAGAGGGTCAACATCGCCTTCAACTACGACATGCCGGAGGACTCTGACACGTACCTGCACAGG GTTGCCAGGGCGGGCAGGTTTGGCACCAAAGGCCTGGCCATCACATTTGTGTCTGATGAGACGGATGCCCGTACTCTTAACGACGTCCAGGACCGATTCGAGGTGAACATCAGCGAGCTGCCCGACGAGATCGACATCTCATCTTACA TTGAACCAACCCGGTAA
- the polr1h gene encoding DNA-directed RNA polymerase I subunit RPA12: protein MSCFSGDPNFCPECGNVLPLPGLQNTVSCPRCAFSLPVSEFSGQEIRSSVVFNPLEGSSVAVEEEDSELKGAVIDRRCSRCNKEGMVYHTRQMRSADEGQTVFFTCIHCRYQEKEDS, encoded by the exons ATGTCGTGTTTCAGTGGAGATCCCAACTTCTGTCCTGAGTGTGGGAACGTACTGCCTCTACCTGGGCTGCAGAACACAGTCTCCTGTCCCCGCTGTGCATTCAGTTTACCTGTCAGCG AATTTTCAGGTCAAGAGATCAGGTCTTCTGTTGTCTTTAATCCTCTCGAAGGGTCCTCTGTTGCTGTGGAAGAGGAGGACTCGGAACTCAAGGGGGCTGTG ATTGACAGACGCTGCTCTCGCTGCAATAAAGAAGGGATGGTTTATCACACCAGACAAATGAGATCTGCAGATGAAGGACAGACGGTCTTCTTCACCTGTATACACTGCAG ATATCAGGAGAAAGAGGACTCCTGA